A window of the Streptomyces sp. NBC_01351 genome harbors these coding sequences:
- a CDS encoding carbohydrate ABC transporter permease — MIPVAATSREARRRRLIAAAFLLPALVLLGALVVHPIGYSIYRSFFDRSGDSFVGAGNYRQILSDDTIRTALKNTAVWVVLAPTTATALGLIFAVLTERVRWGTAFKLLVFMPMAISMLAAGIIFRLVYDHDPDRGIANAVWVGVHDTFAESSAFPKARPGRDSPLVPADGGAFVTRDPVTAGTPAVLPLVGVAPESLPEGTRTAKSAPAEPGRVTGTAWQDFTRGGGGRTNAVDPSESAFAGMRIEAVKDGKVVASTTTRADGTFSLPAAADGARLQLPASNFREAYAGVQWLGPSLVTPAVIGAYVWMWAGFAMVLIGAGLAAVPRELLEAARVDGANEWQVFRRITVPVLAPVLVVVLVTLVINVMKVFDLVFVIAPGAVQDDANVLALQLYRTSFGTDADPGLGSAIAVLLLVLVVPVMLVNIRRLRKEGSR, encoded by the coding sequence CTGATCCCGGTGGCCGCCACCTCCCGGGAGGCCCGGCGCCGCCGTCTGATCGCGGCGGCGTTCCTCCTCCCGGCCCTCGTACTCCTCGGCGCGCTGGTCGTGCACCCGATCGGCTACTCGATCTACCGCAGCTTCTTCGACCGCTCGGGCGACTCCTTCGTCGGGGCCGGCAACTACCGCCAGATCCTGAGCGACGACACCATCCGCACCGCCCTGAAGAACACGGCGGTGTGGGTGGTCCTGGCGCCCACCACGGCCACCGCCCTCGGCCTGATCTTCGCGGTGCTGACCGAACGGGTGCGCTGGGGAACGGCGTTCAAGCTGCTGGTCTTCATGCCGATGGCGATCTCGATGCTGGCGGCGGGCATCATCTTCCGCCTGGTCTACGACCACGACCCGGACCGGGGCATCGCCAACGCGGTGTGGGTCGGGGTCCACGACACCTTCGCCGAGTCCTCGGCCTTCCCCAAGGCCCGCCCCGGCCGGGACTCCCCGCTGGTGCCGGCCGACGGGGGCGCCTTCGTCACCCGCGATCCGGTCACGGCGGGCACCCCGGCCGTGCTCCCGCTGGTCGGGGTGGCCCCGGAGTCCCTGCCCGAGGGCACGCGTACGGCGAAGTCCGCACCGGCCGAGCCGGGCCGGGTCACCGGGACGGCCTGGCAGGACTTCACCCGGGGCGGCGGCGGTCGTACGAACGCGGTCGACCCGAGCGAGTCGGCGTTCGCCGGCATGCGGATCGAGGCGGTCAAGGACGGCAAGGTGGTGGCTTCGACGACGACCCGCGCCGACGGCACCTTCAGCCTCCCCGCGGCGGCCGACGGCGCCCGGCTGCAGCTGCCCGCCTCGAACTTCCGGGAGGCGTACGCGGGCGTGCAGTGGCTGGGGCCGTCGCTCGTCACCCCGGCGGTCATCGGGGCGTACGTATGGATGTGGGCCGGTTTCGCGATGGTGCTGATCGGGGCAGGGCTGGCGGCCGTACCGCGGGAGCTGCTGGAGGCGGCGCGGGTGGACGGGGCGAACGAGTGGCAGGTGTTCCGCCGGATCACGGTCCCGGTGCTGGCGCCCGTATTGGTGGTCGTGCTCGTCACCCTCGTCATCAACGTCATGAAGGTCTTCGACCTGGTCTTCGTGATCGCCCCGGGCGCGGTCCAGGACGACGCGAACGTCCTCGCGCTCCAGCTGTACCGCACCTCCTTCGGCACGGACGCCGACCCGGGCCTGGGCAGTGCGATCGCCGTCCTGCTCCTGGTGCTGGTGGTGCCGGTGATGCTCGTGAACATCCGCCGGCTCCGGAAGGAGGGGTCCCGATGA
- a CDS encoding ABC transporter substrate-binding protein codes for MRQHGTGRTTLTWAALAAAGALVLSACGDDGKGKSATDDPSKAPQGGSAAPRVELPKLTGEKLEVAAVWTGPEQENFTKVLKEFEKRTGASVTFVPAQDPIVTFLGTKIAGGAPPDVALLPQVGALVSAVQNKWAQPVGAEAQAQLDANYSAGWKKLGAVDGAQYGVYYKAANKSLIWYNAKAFEAAGVQPPKTWKDLLTAADTLSASGTPAVSVAGADGWTLTDWFENVYLSQAGPEKYDQLAKHQIKWTDDSVKQALTTLAELWGRKDFLAGGPSGALSTEFPKSVTQTFTGGDRPAAAMVFEGDFVAVNIAQTDAKVGKDALVFPFPAVGEKAPVVSGGDVAVALKPSKGAQALLTFLASADAAEIQAREGGFVSPNKGVDPAAYPNDIQRNIAKALIAAGDDFRFDMSDQAPSAFGGTPGAGEWKALQDFLANPSDVAGAQAKLEADAAKAYGN; via the coding sequence ATGCGCCAGCACGGAACGGGCCGTACGACACTCACTTGGGCAGCGCTGGCCGCGGCGGGCGCGCTGGTGCTCAGCGCCTGCGGGGACGACGGCAAGGGCAAGTCCGCCACGGACGATCCGTCGAAAGCACCCCAGGGCGGCTCGGCCGCCCCGCGGGTGGAGTTACCGAAGCTGACCGGCGAGAAGCTGGAGGTCGCGGCGGTCTGGACGGGCCCGGAGCAGGAGAACTTCACCAAGGTCCTGAAGGAGTTCGAGAAGCGGACGGGTGCCTCGGTCACCTTCGTCCCGGCCCAGGACCCGATCGTCACCTTCCTCGGTACGAAGATCGCGGGCGGGGCCCCGCCGGACGTGGCGCTGCTCCCGCAGGTCGGGGCGCTGGTCTCGGCGGTGCAGAACAAGTGGGCGCAGCCGGTGGGCGCGGAGGCCCAGGCCCAGCTCGACGCGAACTACTCGGCGGGCTGGAAGAAGCTCGGCGCGGTCGACGGCGCCCAGTACGGCGTGTACTACAAGGCCGCCAACAAGTCGCTGATCTGGTACAACGCGAAGGCCTTCGAGGCGGCGGGCGTGCAGCCGCCGAAGACGTGGAAGGACCTCCTGACCGCGGCCGACACCCTCTCCGCCTCCGGTACCCCGGCCGTTTCGGTGGCCGGCGCGGACGGCTGGACCCTCACCGACTGGTTCGAGAACGTCTACCTCTCCCAGGCGGGCCCGGAGAAGTACGACCAGTTGGCCAAGCACCAGATCAAGTGGACGGACGACAGCGTCAAGCAGGCGCTGACCACCCTGGCCGAGCTGTGGGGCCGCAAGGACTTCCTGGCGGGCGGGCCGAGCGGGGCCCTGTCCACCGAGTTCCCGAAGTCGGTGACGCAGACCTTCACGGGCGGGGACCGGCCTGCTGCGGCGATGGTCTTCGAGGGCGACTTCGTGGCGGTGAACATCGCGCAGACGGACGCGAAGGTGGGCAAGGACGCGCTCGTGTTCCCCTTCCCGGCGGTCGGCGAGAAGGCGCCGGTGGTCTCGGGCGGTGACGTGGCGGTGGCGCTGAAGCCGTCGAAGGGCGCGCAGGCGCTGCTGACCTTCCTGGCCTCGGCGGACGCTGCGGAGATCCAGGCCCGCGAGGGCGGTTTCGTCTCCCCGAACAAGGGGGTCGACCCGGCCGCGTACCCCAACGACATCCAGCGGAACATCGCCAAGGCACTGATCGCGGCGGGCGATGACTTCCGCTTCGACATGTCGGACCAGGCCCCGTCGGCCTTCGGCGGGACCCCGGGCGCGGGTGAGTGGAAGGCCCTCCAGGACTTCCTCGCGAACCCGTCGGACGTGGCGGGCGCCCAGGCGAAACTGGAGGCGGACGCGGCCAAGGCCTACGGGAACTGA
- a CDS encoding FHA domain-containing protein: MQIRLTVLGSRSGHQTASAPASCDVLVTAPVGTALAAVASGLAATVGGPDTGGTVVLYAGAERLDLQRRVLGEPPLVDGAVLALNAPVPDVLPEESLGAPQLHVVAGPDAGGVHLLHSGQIRVGRSADADVPLDDPDVSRLHCAVTVLRDGRVAVADLDSTNGTTLDGAPVGPQPIALTPGTLLRVGESTLRLARGSGAAAPRPTTPDLEGHLSVPLATPPGGAGQPSGHSPGTPAGTPDAAGAAGIDTSSGHRPGPQGAAGVAGPGSAGGPPTSTGAPGRPSGHRPGSPGGTPRTSSGAAGWTGTSGSQAGTSTPGAAGASGAAGWGDSGAAGNAGSGAWPDASGTGTSGAAGWTGSGGTPTSPGDPGAPGAAQPSGRRPRTPGGTRQGAPGATDPGAAGWGGTGGTSAGAAGSRGAGARPDASGTGTTGTAGGAGWAGSGGASADAAAAPPGQQPHPEAPGRARRKGIGAWARKWVRGEDLAEAPREPAPATAAAPDPDDPAALLLAALGPTERLWSRTPGHPGLLEVGLGAGSRVSLPEVGGLGVAGPRARLAGVARWLVAQLAALHAPGQLEIVLLSTDRARGLADRRGDWGWLGWLPHVRPAHGQDCRLLLAYDRDQAAARTGELTRRLDDSPLGTHWAAADPERVRLAAAAYEGPYTLLVLDGDPGAGPLRDLTGRLASHGPAAGIHVLALAEAPAATPASPVADTYEAACANSPAFRDCGAVALLSGDVATAVRTFTVTGGRPVPTGGTATADAVSAAWAERFARALAPLRTAEPSGAGYRPAAAALPATARLLDELGLARATPASLMARWAAATDQGQGVGGLAEIVLGSGRRGAVGAELVHDGPHLLIEGPAGSGRTELLRSVAASLSAAARPDRLGLVLLDGAGGERGDGLLPCTELPHVSAHLVASDPLRMREFAQALGAELKRRAELLEGVPFAEWHAGRELADRMVSPRQPTAGELRGDLDPQRSGTLRLRSSTTRTDPAGPSPLPRLVVLVDDFDALVAPGLGATGRPAAGSVVRALEAVAREGARLGVHLVATSARPDRTADTLLARLTTLRVELDAPDQPGPGRGLLRHADGRTVPFQAGRVTGRIPRTATLRPTVVPVEWERMGDPPARRPVRELGNGPTDLALLASALDRASHLVSAIPVLFPPAP; the protein is encoded by the coding sequence ATGCAGATCCGGCTGACCGTCCTCGGGTCGCGCAGCGGCCACCAGACCGCGAGCGCCCCAGCCAGCTGTGACGTGCTCGTCACCGCGCCCGTCGGGACCGCGCTGGCCGCGGTCGCCTCCGGGCTCGCGGCGACCGTGGGCGGACCCGACACCGGGGGCACGGTCGTGCTGTACGCCGGTGCGGAGCGGCTGGACCTCCAGCGGCGGGTCCTGGGCGAGCCGCCGCTCGTCGACGGGGCGGTGCTGGCGCTGAACGCGCCGGTGCCGGACGTACTGCCGGAGGAGAGCCTCGGGGCCCCGCAGCTGCACGTGGTGGCCGGACCCGACGCGGGCGGGGTGCACCTGCTGCACAGCGGGCAGATCCGGGTGGGCCGCTCCGCCGACGCCGACGTCCCGCTGGACGACCCCGACGTGTCGCGGCTGCACTGCGCGGTGACGGTGCTGCGGGACGGGCGGGTGGCCGTGGCCGACCTGGACTCCACGAACGGCACCACGCTGGACGGCGCCCCGGTGGGCCCGCAACCGATCGCCCTGACCCCGGGGACCCTGCTCCGGGTCGGCGAATCCACCCTCCGCCTGGCCCGGGGATCGGGCGCGGCGGCCCCCCGCCCCACCACCCCGGACCTGGAGGGCCACCTCTCCGTCCCCCTCGCCACGCCCCCCGGCGGCGCCGGACAGCCCTCGGGGCACAGCCCCGGGACCCCTGCCGGCACACCGGACGCCGCCGGCGCGGCAGGCATCGACACCTCCTCGGGGCACCGCCCCGGACCGCAAGGCGCAGCAGGGGTCGCGGGCCCCGGCAGCGCCGGCGGACCGCCGACCAGCACGGGCGCCCCCGGCCGGCCCTCGGGGCACCGCCCCGGATCCCCCGGCGGAACCCCGAGGACCTCCTCCGGCGCAGCCGGTTGGACGGGCACCAGCGGGTCGCAGGCCGGCACGAGCACGCCGGGCGCCGCCGGTGCCTCCGGCGCGGCCGGATGGGGCGACTCCGGCGCGGCCGGGAACGCCGGATCCGGCGCGTGGCCGGACGCCTCCGGTACGGGCACCTCCGGCGCAGCCGGGTGGACGGGCTCCGGCGGGACGCCGACCAGCCCGGGCGACCCGGGCGCCCCCGGCGCCGCGCAACCCTCGGGGCGCCGCCCCCGAACCCCCGGCGGAACGCGGCAGGGCGCCCCCGGCGCGACCGACCCCGGCGCAGCCGGGTGGGGCGGCACCGGCGGGACGTCAGCCGGCGCGGCCGGGAGCCGCGGGGCAGGCGCGCGGCCGGACGCCTCCGGCACGGGCACGACCGGCACCGCCGGCGGGGCCGGGTGGGCCGGCTCCGGCGGGGCGTCGGCCGATGCGGCCGCGGCGCCCCCCGGGCAGCAGCCGCACCCCGAAGCCCCCGGCAGGGCTCGGCGGAAGGGGATCGGGGCCTGGGCGCGGAAGTGGGTGCGCGGGGAGGACCTCGCCGAGGCTCCGCGGGAGCCCGCGCCGGCCACCGCCGCCGCACCCGACCCAGACGACCCGGCCGCGCTGCTGCTGGCCGCGCTGGGACCCACCGAGCGCCTGTGGTCGCGTACGCCCGGGCATCCCGGTCTGCTGGAAGTGGGGCTCGGCGCCGGGAGCCGGGTGTCACTGCCCGAGGTCGGCGGGCTCGGCGTGGCCGGCCCGCGGGCCCGGCTGGCCGGGGTCGCCCGCTGGCTGGTCGCGCAGCTCGCCGCACTGCACGCGCCCGGGCAGCTGGAGATCGTGCTGCTGTCCACCGACCGCGCACGCGGCCTCGCCGACCGCCGCGGCGACTGGGGCTGGCTCGGCTGGCTGCCCCACGTACGGCCCGCGCACGGCCAGGACTGCCGGCTGCTCCTCGCGTACGACCGCGATCAGGCCGCCGCACGCACGGGCGAACTGACCCGGCGGCTGGACGACAGTCCCCTCGGCACGCACTGGGCCGCCGCCGATCCCGAGCGGGTCCGGCTGGCCGCCGCCGCGTACGAAGGCCCGTACACCCTGCTCGTCCTCGACGGCGATCCCGGCGCGGGCCCGCTGCGCGACCTCACCGGGCGGCTCGCCTCGCACGGCCCGGCCGCCGGGATCCACGTCCTCGCGCTCGCCGAGGCCCCGGCCGCCACCCCGGCCTCCCCGGTCGCCGACACGTACGAGGCGGCCTGCGCGAACTCCCCCGCCTTCCGGGACTGCGGCGCGGTCGCCCTGCTCAGCGGGGACGTGGCCACGGCCGTACGCACCTTCACGGTCACCGGCGGCCGCCCGGTGCCCACCGGCGGCACCGCCACCGCCGACGCCGTCTCCGCCGCCTGGGCCGAGCGCTTCGCCCGCGCCCTGGCCCCCCTGCGCACCGCCGAACCCTCCGGCGCGGGCTACCGGCCGGCCGCCGCCGCGCTGCCCGCCACCGCGCGGCTGCTGGACGAGCTGGGGCTGGCCCGGGCCACCCCGGCCTCCCTGATGGCCCGCTGGGCCGCCGCCACCGACCAGGGGCAGGGCGTGGGCGGCCTGGCCGAGATCGTGCTGGGCAGCGGGCGGCGCGGAGCCGTCGGCGCCGAGCTCGTCCACGACGGCCCGCACCTGCTCATCGAGGGCCCCGCCGGCAGCGGCCGCACGGAGCTGCTGCGTTCGGTGGCGGCCTCGCTGTCGGCGGCGGCCCGGCCCGACCGGCTCGGTCTGGTCCTGCTCGACGGGGCGGGCGGCGAGCGCGGCGACGGCCTGCTGCCCTGCACCGAGCTCCCGCACGTCTCGGCGCACCTGGTGGCCTCCGATCCGCTGCGCATGCGGGAGTTCGCCCAGGCGCTGGGCGCGGAGCTCAAGCGCCGCGCCGAGCTGCTGGAGGGCGTGCCGTTCGCCGAGTGGCACGCCGGCCGGGAGCTGGCCGACCGGATGGTGTCGCCCCGCCAGCCCACCGCGGGCGAGCTGCGCGGCGACCTCGACCCCCAGCGCAGCGGCACGCTGCGGCTGCGTTCCTCCACGACCCGTACCGATCCGGCGGGGCCCAGTCCGCTGCCCCGGCTGGTGGTGCTGGTGGACGACTTCGACGCGCTGGTCGCGCCGGGGCTCGGCGCCACCGGCCGGCCGGCCGCCGGTTCGGTGGTCCGCGCGCTGGAGGCGGTGGCCCGCGAGGGTGCCCGGCTCGGCGTGCACCTGGTGGCGACGAGCGCCCGTCCGGACCGTACGGCCGACACCCTCCTCGCCCGCCTGACCACCCTGCGGGTGGAGTTGGACGCCCCCGACCAGCCGGGCCCCGGCCGCGGCCTGCTGCGGCACGCGGACGGGCGGACGGTGCCCTTCCAGGCGGGCCGGGTCACGGGCCGGATCCCCCGGACGGCGACCCTGCGGCCCACTGTGGTCCCGGTGGAGTGGGAGCGGATGGGCGACCCGCCGGCCCGCCGGCCGGTGCGCGAGCTGGGCAACGGCCCGACCGACCTCGCGCTGCTGGCCAGCGCCCTGGACCGGGCCTCGCACCTGGTCTCGGCGATACCCGTACTGTTCCCGCCGGCGCCGTGA
- a CDS encoding serine/threonine-protein kinase, with protein MRPVGSKYLLEEPLGRGATGTVWRARQREAAGAEAAVAGQPGETVAIKVLKEELAQDPDIVMRFLRERSVLLRLTHPNIVRTRDLVVEGDLLALVMDLIDGPDLHKYLRENGPFSPVAASLLTAQIADALAASHADGVVHRDLKPANVLLDERGGQMKPMLTDFGIARLADSPGLTRTHEFVGTPAYVAPESAEGRPQTSAVDIYGAGILLYELLTGRPPFAGGSALEVLHRHLSEDPQRPSTVPEPLWTVVERCLRKEPNERPSAVSLARALRVVASGIGVHSSAAEVEAALGVGALLAPDPSPAPVPETAGASDATQVLPGGVGAGAPAGAYDPNAMTSVMSPVGGADPTSVMPPVQQPDQPHPWQSQLQGVRDRNEQTQIQYLDPSEDPLRRRPQRQAPPPPQHRPQQPPQQQQQPYRQGPPPQQPPQYRQPQQQPQHQQQPQHQQQYAPPPPQHYQPQQQHQPQPYQQPQPPQQPQYRQPQQPPQAPPPQQPVPREPREPRRRSANPVKIPGLGCLKGCLVLILMFFVAGWLIWTFTPLQEWVGTGRGWWDQLWTWGSDIADWVGTIGEATDSTGSTQP; from the coding sequence GTGCGGCCAGTCGGCAGCAAGTACCTGCTCGAGGAGCCGCTCGGGCGCGGCGCCACGGGCACTGTCTGGCGTGCCCGCCAGAGGGAGGCCGCGGGCGCCGAGGCGGCCGTCGCAGGTCAGCCCGGTGAGACCGTGGCGATCAAGGTCCTCAAGGAGGAGCTGGCCCAGGACCCGGACATCGTCATGCGCTTCCTGCGGGAGCGCTCCGTCCTGCTGCGCCTGACCCACCCCAACATCGTCCGCACCCGCGACCTCGTCGTCGAGGGCGATCTGCTCGCCCTCGTCATGGACCTGATCGACGGCCCGGACCTGCACAAGTACCTCCGCGAGAACGGCCCCTTCAGCCCGGTCGCCGCGAGCCTGCTGACCGCCCAGATCGCGGACGCGCTCGCCGCCAGCCACGCCGACGGCGTCGTCCACCGCGACCTGAAGCCCGCCAACGTGCTGCTCGACGAGCGCGGCGGCCAGATGAAGCCGATGCTCACCGACTTCGGCATCGCCCGCCTCGCGGACTCCCCGGGCCTGACCCGCACGCACGAGTTCGTCGGCACCCCCGCCTACGTCGCCCCCGAGTCGGCCGAGGGCCGCCCGCAGACCTCCGCCGTCGACATCTACGGCGCCGGCATCCTGCTCTACGAGCTGCTCACCGGACGCCCGCCGTTCGCCGGCGGCAGCGCCCTCGAAGTGCTCCACCGCCACCTCAGCGAGGACCCGCAGCGCCCCTCGACGGTGCCCGAGCCGCTGTGGACGGTCGTCGAGCGCTGCCTGCGCAAGGAACCGAACGAGCGCCCCAGCGCCGTGAGCCTGGCCCGCGCCCTGCGCGTGGTCGCCTCCGGCATCGGCGTGCACTCCTCGGCCGCCGAGGTGGAGGCCGCGCTCGGCGTCGGCGCCCTGCTCGCCCCCGACCCCTCCCCGGCGCCGGTCCCCGAGACCGCGGGCGCCTCCGACGCCACGCAGGTGCTGCCCGGTGGCGTCGGCGCGGGCGCGCCCGCGGGTGCGTACGACCCGAACGCCATGACCAGCGTCATGTCGCCGGTCGGCGGCGCCGACCCGACCTCCGTCATGCCGCCCGTGCAGCAGCCGGACCAGCCGCACCCGTGGCAGTCGCAGCTGCAGGGCGTCCGCGACCGCAACGAGCAGACGCAGATCCAGTACCTCGACCCGAGCGAGGACCCCCTGCGCCGCCGTCCGCAGCGCCAGGCGCCCCCGCCGCCGCAGCACCGGCCGCAGCAGCCTCCGCAGCAACAGCAACAGCCGTACCGGCAGGGCCCGCCGCCGCAGCAGCCTCCCCAGTACCGGCAGCCCCAGCAGCAGCCGCAGCACCAGCAGCAGCCGCAGCACCAGCAGCAGTACGCGCCTCCGCCGCCGCAGCACTACCAGCCGCAGCAGCAGCACCAGCCTCAGCCGTACCAGCAGCCCCAGCCGCCGCAGCAGCCCCAGTACCGCCAGCCGCAGCAGCCCCCGCAGGCTCCGCCGCCGCAGCAGCCGGTTCCCCGTGAGCCGCGCGAGCCGCGCCGCCGGAGCGCCAACCCGGTGAAGATCCCCGGCCTCGGCTGCCTCAAGGGCTGCCTGGTGCTGATCCTGATGTTCTTCGTCGCGGGCTGGCTCATCTGGACGTTCACCCCGCTCCAGGAGTGGGTCGGCACCGGCCGCGGCTGGTGGGACCAGCTGTGGACCTGGGGCTCCGACATCGCCGACTGGGTGGGCACCATCGGGGAGGCCACGGACTCCACGGGCTCCACCCAGCCCTGA
- a CDS encoding serine/threonine-protein kinase translates to MARKIGSRYTAHQILGRGSAGTVWLGEGPDGPVAVKLLREDLASDQELVGRFVQERSALLGLEHPHVVSVRDLVVDGNDLALVMDLVRGTDLRTRLDRERRLAPEAAVAIVADVADALAAAHAAGVVHRDVKPENVLLDMQGPLGPGGAHPALLTDFGVAKLIDYPRRASGRAVATTTRIIGTPDYLAPEIVEGLPPRAAVDIYALATVLYELLAGFTPFGGGHPGAVLRRHVTETVVPLPGIPDELWQLIVQCLAKAPASRLRASELSVRLRDLLPLLAGMPPLDVDEPDDADPEPEFSEEAAAVADPVRRRGVVPLVPGSATDSNRDTHTSMRVPGPDELAGGALGTARVPRPAGGHRPGSARHRAEAARKRRLALSGAAVALTAVVGLGTWLAVSGDDAAPPQDNKQSGPRTP, encoded by the coding sequence GTGGCACGGAAGATCGGCAGCCGGTACACCGCGCACCAGATCCTGGGGCGCGGCAGCGCGGGCACGGTGTGGCTGGGCGAGGGGCCTGACGGGCCCGTCGCCGTCAAACTGCTGCGCGAGGACCTCGCGTCCGACCAGGAACTGGTCGGACGGTTCGTCCAGGAGCGCAGCGCGCTGCTCGGCCTGGAGCATCCCCACGTGGTCTCCGTCCGCGACCTCGTCGTCGACGGCAACGACCTCGCCCTCGTCATGGACCTCGTACGCGGTACGGACCTCCGCACGCGCCTCGACCGTGAGCGTCGGCTCGCCCCCGAGGCGGCCGTCGCGATCGTCGCGGACGTGGCCGACGCGCTGGCCGCGGCGCACGCGGCCGGGGTCGTACACCGGGACGTGAAGCCGGAGAACGTCCTGCTCGACATGCAGGGCCCGCTCGGCCCGGGCGGCGCGCATCCGGCGCTGCTGACCGACTTCGGCGTGGCCAAGCTGATCGACTACCCGAGGCGGGCCTCGGGCCGGGCCGTGGCCACCACCACCCGGATCATCGGCACCCCGGACTACCTGGCCCCGGAGATCGTCGAGGGCCTGCCCCCGCGGGCGGCCGTCGACATATACGCCCTGGCCACCGTGTTGTACGAGCTGCTGGCCGGCTTCACCCCCTTCGGCGGGGGCCACCCCGGCGCGGTGCTGCGGCGGCACGTCACCGAGACCGTCGTCCCGCTCCCCGGGATCCCCGACGAGCTGTGGCAGCTGATCGTGCAGTGCCTGGCGAAGGCCCCCGCGTCCCGGCTGCGCGCCTCTGAGCTGTCGGTCCGGCTGCGGGACCTCCTCCCGCTCCTGGCCGGGATGCCGCCGCTGGACGTGGACGAGCCGGACGACGCGGATCCGGAGCCGGAGTTCTCGGAGGAAGCGGCCGCCGTGGCCGACCCGGTGCGCCGCCGGGGCGTGGTTCCCCTCGTCCCCGGGTCCGCGACGGACTCCAACCGCGACACCCACACCTCGATGCGGGTGCCGGGGCCGGACGAGCTGGCCGGCGGCGCGCTGGGCACGGCGCGGGTCCCCCGCCCGGCGGGCGGCCACCGGCCGGGCTCCGCCCGCCACCGCGCGGAGGCCGCACGTAAGCGCCGCCTGGCGCTGTCGGGTGCGGCCGTGGCGCTGACCGCGGTGGTCGGCCTGGGCACGTGGCTGGCCGTCTCCGGCGACGACGCCGCGCCCCCGCAGGACAATAAACAGTCGGGCCCCCGCACCCCGTAA
- a CDS encoding isopenicillin N synthase family dioxygenase has product MPSAHTSLPVLDLSQADDPAQRAEFLKKLHAAARDSGFLHLTGHGITAAESARILDLTREFFALPEADRLAVSNLNSPHFRGYTRIGHELTGGASDWRDQLDVGAERPAPVLEPGDPAYLWLEGPNQWPAALPELRTVVLDWQSRLAAVAHRLLQELLASIGAPADFFDAAFADRPHLHTKLIRYPGSAPSGTDQGVGAHKDYGFLTLLLQDSVGGLQVVRDGGYLDVPPLPGAFVVNLGELLEIATEGYLTATDHRVVSPPGAVERYSVPFFYNPRLDAVIDTVPGEYLRSAPGVLHDASNPLHAEYGRNELKGWVRAHPAVARRWHPELVVA; this is encoded by the coding sequence ATGCCGTCCGCGCACACCTCCCTCCCCGTCCTGGACCTCTCCCAGGCCGACGACCCGGCCCAGCGGGCCGAATTCCTGAAGAAGCTGCACGCAGCTGCCAGGGACTCCGGGTTCCTGCACCTGACCGGGCACGGCATCACCGCTGCGGAGAGCGCCCGCATCCTGGACCTGACCAGGGAGTTCTTCGCCCTCCCGGAGGCCGACCGGCTCGCCGTGAGCAACCTCAACTCCCCGCACTTCCGCGGCTACACCCGGATCGGGCACGAGCTGACGGGCGGGGCCTCCGACTGGCGGGACCAGCTGGACGTGGGCGCGGAGCGCCCGGCACCGGTCCTGGAGCCGGGCGACCCGGCGTACCTGTGGCTGGAGGGCCCGAACCAGTGGCCGGCGGCGCTCCCGGAGCTGCGTACGGTCGTCCTGGACTGGCAGTCCCGCCTCGCCGCGGTGGCCCACCGGCTGCTCCAGGAGCTCCTCGCCTCGATCGGCGCCCCGGCGGACTTCTTCGACGCGGCCTTCGCGGACCGCCCCCACCTGCACACGAAGCTGATCCGCTACCCGGGATCCGCCCCTTCGGGCACCGACCAGGGCGTGGGCGCCCACAAGGACTACGGCTTCCTCACCCTGCTCCTCCAGGACTCCGTGGGCGGCCTCCAGGTGGTCCGGGACGGGGGCTACCTCGACGTCCCGCCGCTTCCGGGGGCCTTCGTGGTCAACCTGGGCGAGCTGCTGGAGATCGCGACGGAGGGCTACCTGACGGCGACGGACCACCGCGTGGTCAGCCCACCGGGCGCGGTCGAGCGCTACTCGGTGCCGTTCTTCTACAACCCCCGGCTGGACGCGGTGATCGACACGGTGCCGGGCGAGTACCTCCGCTCGGCACCGGGCGTCCTGCACGACGCGTCGAACCCGCTGCACGCGGAGTACGGCCGCAACGAGCTGAAGGGCTGGGTCCGGGCCCACCCGGCCGTGGCGCGGCGCTGGCACCCGGAACTGGTGGTGGCCTAG